Proteins encoded together in one Bradyrhizobium sp. CB82 window:
- a CDS encoding ABC transporter permease produces MSTVAPAVDPAGPARTSGLVAILEQTRYVLGENKVTSFAFALLILILVAAILGPYVVPYDPLASDTAATLKPPSMAHWFGTDQLGRDIFSRVIVATRLDTFIAVASVVLVFLMGGLAGIAAGYFGGWTDRIVGRIADTILAFPLFVLAMGIVAALGNTVQNIILATAIVNFPLYARVARAEANVRRNAGFVQAARLSGNGEFRILLVHILPNIMPIMIVQMSLTMGYAILNAAGLSFIGLGVRPPTAEWGIMVAEGAGFMVSGEWWIALFPGLALMLAVFCFNLLGDGLRDIVDPQRRT; encoded by the coding sequence ATGAGCACCGTTGCGCCTGCTGTTGACCCCGCCGGTCCCGCCCGCACGTCGGGACTCGTCGCGATCCTCGAACAAACCCGCTACGTGCTCGGCGAGAACAAGGTCACGAGCTTTGCCTTCGCGCTCCTGATCCTGATCCTCGTTGCCGCAATCCTCGGTCCCTACGTGGTGCCGTACGATCCGCTCGCCTCCGACACCGCTGCAACGCTGAAGCCGCCGTCGATGGCGCACTGGTTCGGCACCGATCAGCTCGGCCGCGACATTTTCAGCCGCGTCATCGTGGCAACCCGGCTCGACACGTTCATCGCGGTCGCCTCCGTCGTGCTGGTGTTCCTGATGGGCGGCCTCGCCGGCATCGCAGCCGGCTATTTCGGTGGCTGGACCGATCGCATCGTCGGCCGCATCGCCGACACAATCTTGGCCTTCCCGCTGTTCGTGCTGGCGATGGGCATCGTCGCCGCGCTCGGCAACACCGTGCAGAACATCATCCTGGCCACCGCCATCGTGAACTTCCCGCTCTATGCGCGCGTCGCCCGCGCCGAGGCCAACGTCCGCCGCAATGCCGGCTTCGTGCAGGCGGCGCGTCTCTCCGGCAATGGCGAATTCCGTATCCTCCTGGTGCACATCCTGCCGAACATCATGCCGATCATGATCGTGCAGATGTCGCTGACCATGGGCTACGCCATCCTCAACGCCGCGGGCCTGTCCTTCATCGGTCTCGGCGTGCGCCCGCCGACGGCGGAATGGGGCATCATGGTCGCCGAGGGCGCGGGCTTCATGGTGTCGGGGGAGTGGTGGATTGCACTGTTCCCCGGCCTTGCGCTGATGCTCGCCGTGTTCTGCTTCAACCTCCTCGGCGACGGCCTGCGCGACATCGTCGACCCGCAGCGAAGGACGTGA
- a CDS encoding ABC transporter permease produces MLTMIGKRLMFAIPSLIGVVIVTFLLTRALPGDPAAYFAGPAATKEAVEQIRKKLGFDKPLIEQFFRYAGDLAHGDFGTSLTTGQPVATEIRNRLPASAELTLLGLIVSIAIAIPLGVLAATRPGSWIDHLCRVTTTAGVSLPVFFTGLVLVYVFYFQLGWSPAPLGRLDVFYSAPPTITGFYLIDTLIARDFEAFRSAFSQLILPATTLAIFSLAPIARMTRASMLAVLASDFVRTARASGLSPATVIVTYAFRNAMLPVITTLSMVFSFLLGANVLVEKVFAWPGIGSYAVEALISSDFAPVQGFVLTMAVMYVLLNLVIDILYGVIDPRVRLEG; encoded by the coding sequence ATGCTGACCATGATCGGCAAGCGCCTGATGTTCGCGATTCCCTCGCTGATCGGCGTCGTCATCGTCACCTTTCTGCTGACGCGCGCTCTGCCCGGTGATCCCGCCGCTTATTTCGCCGGTCCCGCCGCAACGAAAGAGGCCGTCGAGCAGATCCGCAAGAAGCTCGGCTTCGACAAGCCGCTGATCGAGCAGTTCTTCCGCTACGCGGGCGATCTCGCGCATGGCGATTTCGGTACCTCGCTGACGACCGGCCAGCCGGTCGCGACCGAAATCCGCAACCGCCTGCCGGCCTCTGCCGAGCTGACGCTGCTCGGGCTCATCGTGTCGATCGCCATCGCGATTCCACTCGGCGTTCTCGCGGCAACAAGGCCGGGCTCCTGGATCGATCATCTCTGTCGCGTCACGACGACGGCCGGCGTGTCGCTGCCGGTGTTCTTCACCGGCCTCGTGTTGGTCTATGTCTTCTACTTCCAGCTCGGCTGGTCGCCGGCGCCGCTCGGCCGCTTGGATGTGTTCTACAGTGCGCCGCCCACGATCACCGGCTTCTATTTGATCGACACGCTGATCGCGCGCGATTTCGAGGCGTTCCGCTCCGCGTTCAGCCAGCTCATCCTGCCCGCGACGACGCTTGCGATCTTCTCGCTGGCGCCGATCGCGCGCATGACGCGCGCCTCGATGCTCGCGGTGCTCGCCTCCGACTTCGTCCGCACCGCGCGCGCCAGCGGATTGTCGCCCGCCACCGTCATCGTCACCTACGCCTTCCGCAACGCGATGCTGCCGGTCATCACCACGCTCAGCATGGTGTTCTCGTTCCTGCTGGGCGCCAACGTGCTGGTGGAAAAAGTGTTCGCCTGGCCCGGCATCGGTTCCTACGCGGTGGAGGCGCTGATATCGTCGGACTTCGCACCGGTGCAGGGTTTCGTGCTGACCATGGCTGTGATGTACGTGCTTTTGAATCTCGTGATCGACATTCTCTACGGCGTGATCGATCCACGCGTACGTTTGGAGGGGTAG
- a CDS encoding ABC transporter substrate-binding protein, which translates to MKRRDFLKSVSGLAAGAVLPAAPHVISAAKADARSETLLIVSEGGPNNLDIHGVGTNVPGYEVSWNCYDRLISHEMKSGPGGVPYYDRDKFKGELADDMKISDMSVTFKLKKSAKFHDGTPVTAKDVKWSLDRAVSVGGFPTFQMSAGSLTKPEQFVVVDDDTVRVDFLKKDRLTIPDLAVIVPCVVNSELVKKNASEKDPWGLEYTKQQTAGSGAYKVTKWTAGTEVVMERNEDWVGGPLPKIRRVIWRMVPQAGNRRALLERGDADISYELPFKDFQEMKANGKLNVVSLPFSNGIQYIGMNVTKPPFDNPKVRQAMAYAMPYQKIMDAVLFGLGNPMFGAAADKATEVAWPQPHKYSTDMEKAKALLAEAGYANGFETTISFDLNFAGVNEPLCVLVQESLAQLGIKTTINKVPGANWRTELNKKEMPLFTNVFSGWLDYPEYFFYWCYHGNNSVFNTMSYKSPEMDKLIDGARTAAAIGDKSTYDADVKGFVDLAFAEVPRIPLYQPFVNVAMQKNVSGYQYWFHRRLDYRAMAKG; encoded by the coding sequence ATGAAGCGCCGCGATTTCCTCAAATCCGTTTCTGGATTGGCAGCCGGCGCAGTGCTCCCGGCCGCGCCGCACGTGATCTCCGCGGCCAAGGCCGATGCGCGCTCGGAGACGCTGCTGATCGTCTCCGAGGGCGGTCCCAACAATCTCGACATCCACGGCGTCGGCACCAACGTGCCCGGCTATGAAGTGTCCTGGAATTGTTACGACCGCCTGATCAGCCACGAGATGAAGAGCGGTCCCGGCGGCGTACCTTACTACGACCGCGACAAGTTCAAGGGCGAGCTCGCCGACGACATGAAGATCTCCGACATGTCGGTCACTTTCAAGCTGAAGAAGAGCGCCAAATTCCACGACGGCACGCCGGTCACCGCGAAGGACGTGAAGTGGTCGCTCGATCGCGCAGTCAGCGTTGGCGGCTTCCCGACCTTCCAGATGAGCGCGGGCTCGCTGACCAAGCCCGAGCAGTTCGTCGTGGTCGACGATGACACGGTGCGAGTCGATTTCCTCAAGAAGGATCGCCTGACGATTCCCGATCTCGCCGTCATCGTGCCCTGCGTCGTCAATTCGGAGCTCGTGAAGAAGAACGCGAGCGAGAAGGATCCCTGGGGCCTTGAATACACCAAGCAGCAGACCGCGGGCTCCGGCGCCTACAAGGTAACGAAGTGGACCGCCGGCACTGAAGTCGTGATGGAGCGCAATGAGGATTGGGTCGGCGGCCCTTTGCCGAAGATCAGGCGCGTGATCTGGCGCATGGTGCCGCAGGCCGGCAACCGCCGTGCGCTGCTCGAGCGCGGCGACGCCGACATCTCCTACGAGCTGCCGTTCAAGGACTTTCAGGAGATGAAGGCGAACGGCAAGCTCAACGTGGTGTCGCTGCCGTTCTCCAACGGCATCCAGTACATCGGCATGAACGTGACCAAGCCGCCGTTCGACAATCCCAAGGTCCGGCAGGCGATGGCCTATGCGATGCCGTACCAGAAGATCATGGATGCCGTGCTGTTCGGGCTCGGCAATCCCATGTTCGGCGCGGCCGCCGACAAGGCGACGGAGGTCGCCTGGCCACAGCCGCACAAATACAGCACCGACATGGAGAAGGCGAAGGCGTTGCTCGCCGAGGCCGGCTACGCCAACGGCTTCGAGACGACGATCTCGTTCGACCTCAATTTCGCAGGGGTCAACGAGCCGCTCTGCGTGCTGGTGCAGGAGAGCCTCGCGCAGCTCGGCATCAAGACCACGATCAACAAAGTGCCCGGCGCCAACTGGCGCACCGAGCTGAACAAGAAGGAGATGCCGCTGTTCACCAACGTGTTCTCGGGCTGGCTCGATTACCCCGAGTACTTCTTCTACTGGTGCTATCACGGCAACAATTCCGTCTTCAACACCATGAGCTACAAATCGCCCGAGATGGACAAGCTCATCGACGGCGCGCGCACGGCGGCCGCCATCGGTGACAAGTCAACCTATGATGCCGACGTGAAGGGCTTCGTCGATCTCGCCTTCGCCGAGGTGCCGCGCATCCCGCTCTACCAGCCCTTCGTCAACGTCGCGATGCAGAAGAACGTCTCGGGCTATCAATACTGGTTCCACCGCCGCCTCGACTACCGCGCCATGGCGAAGGGGTGA
- the ugpB gene encoding sn-glycerol-3-phosphate ABC transporter substrate-binding protein UgpB — protein MVAALRLLQIIAVSAALALVSIVPASPARAATDIQLWHAMSGELGRQLEKLASDFNASQSDYRIVPSYKGNYTETVTAAIFAFRSRGQPAIVQVNEVATATMTAAKGAIYPVFSLMKDQNEPFSPGAYLPAVYGYYSDAAGNLLSFPFNASTPILYYNKAMFRDAGLDPQTPPKTWPELGAAAKRLREGGAPCGFTTSWPSWIHVENLSAFHDLPLATKANGFGGLDAELRINNPVVVHHVAQLSEWQKDKVFDYSGRGQSAEPRFQKGECGIFIGSSATRADIKANSKFEVGYGMMPYWPDVKGAPQNSIIGGATLWVLRDRPRDEYKGVARFFAYLSQPGVQAAWHQNTGYLPITRAAFELTRAQGFYERNPGTAISFEEITLHPPTENSKGIRLGSFVLIRGVIEDELEQAFAGKKEAQTAMDSAAERGNKLLRQFERASPER, from the coding sequence GTGGTTGCAGCCTTGCGTCTTTTGCAGATCATCGCCGTCTCAGCGGCCCTCGCCTTGGTGTCGATCGTCCCGGCCTCGCCGGCCCGCGCCGCGACCGACATCCAGCTTTGGCACGCGATGTCCGGCGAGCTTGGCCGTCAGTTGGAGAAGCTCGCTTCCGATTTCAACGCCTCGCAATCCGACTACCGGATCGTGCCGAGTTACAAGGGCAACTACACCGAGACGGTGACGGCGGCGATCTTCGCCTTTCGCTCGCGCGGCCAGCCGGCGATCGTCCAGGTCAACGAGGTGGCGACCGCCACCATGACCGCGGCCAAGGGCGCGATCTATCCGGTGTTCAGCCTGATGAAGGATCAGAACGAGCCGTTCTCGCCCGGCGCCTATCTGCCGGCCGTATATGGCTATTACTCGGACGCGGCCGGCAATCTGCTGTCGTTTCCGTTCAACGCCTCGACGCCGATCCTCTACTACAACAAGGCCATGTTCCGTGACGCCGGCCTCGATCCGCAGACGCCGCCAAAGACCTGGCCGGAGCTTGGGGCTGCCGCTAAGCGTCTGCGCGAGGGTGGGGCGCCGTGTGGCTTCACCACGTCCTGGCCGTCCTGGATTCACGTCGAGAATCTCTCGGCGTTTCACGATCTGCCGCTGGCGACCAAGGCGAACGGCTTTGGCGGACTGGATGCGGAATTGCGGATCAATAATCCGGTCGTCGTGCATCACGTCGCGCAGCTCAGCGAGTGGCAGAAGGACAAGGTGTTCGACTATAGCGGCCGCGGCCAGTCGGCCGAGCCACGCTTCCAGAAGGGCGAATGCGGCATCTTCATCGGCTCCTCGGCGACGCGCGCCGACATCAAGGCCAATTCGAAGTTCGAGGTCGGCTATGGCATGATGCCGTACTGGCCGGATGTGAAGGGTGCGCCGCAGAACTCGATCATCGGCGGCGCCACGCTGTGGGTGCTGCGCGACCGTCCGCGCGACGAGTACAAGGGCGTCGCAAGATTCTTCGCTTATCTGTCGCAGCCGGGCGTGCAGGCAGCCTGGCACCAGAACACCGGCTACCTGCCGATCACCCGAGCCGCCTTCGAGCTGACGCGCGCACAGGGCTTTTACGAGCGCAACCCCGGCACCGCGATCTCCTTCGAGGAGATCACGCTGCATCCGCCGACCGAGAACTCGAAGGGCATCCGGCTCGGCTCCTTCGTGCTGATCCGCGGCGTCATCGAGGATGAGCTGGAGCAGGCCTTTGCCGGCAAGAAGGAGGCCCAGACGGCGATGGATTCCGCAGCCGAGCGAGGCAACAAGCTGCTCCGCCAGTTCGAACGCGCCAGCCCTGAGCGGTAG
- a CDS encoding TRAP transporter substrate-binding protein yields the protein MPVLSRAELSRTGVVFVVLLFAMCATGAFAREFRAADTQTENYPTVQALRYMGALIAERTGGRHEVKVFHSRQLGEEKETIEQTRVGAIDLNRTNVALIGNFVPAMNVLAMPFLFRSIEHMQKVLDGPIGSEILGSFEPFGFVGLAFYDSGARSIYNGVRPVKSVADLRGLRIRVQQSELMSAMIRSLGAEPVELPYGQVLTGLATRLIDGAENNWPSFVTTDHYKYAGYYTLTEHTMSPEVLVMSLKAWRSLSEEDQQIFREAARRSSHFMREKWRDLEGQSLRKAEAAGVAVVRDIDRKPFEDAMAPIYAKAAQDPAAAALIGRIRKVE from the coding sequence GTGCCAGTGTTGAGCCGTGCCGAACTCTCGCGGACCGGAGTGGTTTTCGTCGTGCTCTTGTTCGCGATGTGCGCGACGGGAGCGTTTGCGCGCGAATTTCGCGCCGCCGACACCCAGACCGAGAATTACCCAACCGTCCAGGCGCTGCGTTACATGGGCGCCCTGATCGCGGAACGCACCGGCGGCCGGCATGAGGTCAAGGTGTTTCACTCCCGCCAGCTCGGCGAGGAGAAGGAGACGATCGAGCAGACCCGGGTTGGCGCGATCGACCTCAACCGGACCAACGTGGCGCTGATCGGCAACTTCGTCCCGGCGATGAATGTGCTGGCCATGCCGTTCCTGTTCCGCTCCATCGAACACATGCAGAAAGTGCTGGATGGACCGATCGGCAGCGAAATCCTCGGCAGCTTCGAACCTTTCGGCTTCGTGGGCCTTGCCTTCTACGATTCCGGCGCTCGGTCGATCTACAACGGCGTCCGGCCGGTGAAGAGCGTGGCCGACCTCAGGGGCCTGCGGATCCGCGTGCAGCAATCGGAGTTGATGTCGGCGATGATCCGCTCGCTCGGCGCCGAGCCGGTCGAACTACCCTACGGGCAGGTGCTCACGGGCCTCGCGACCCGTCTGATCGACGGTGCTGAAAACAACTGGCCGTCCTTCGTGACCACGGACCATTACAAATATGCAGGTTACTACACGCTCACCGAACACACGATGAGCCCGGAGGTGCTGGTGATGTCGCTGAAGGCGTGGCGGAGCCTGTCGGAGGAGGACCAGCAGATTTTCCGCGAGGCCGCGCGACGCTCCAGCCACTTCATGCGCGAGAAGTGGCGCGATCTGGAGGGGCAGTCGCTGCGCAAGGCGGAAGCTGCCGGCGTCGCCGTCGTCAGGGATATCGACCGCAAGCCGTTCGAGGATGCGATGGCCCCCATCTACGCCAAGGCCGCGCAGGACCCCGCCGCGGCCGCGCTGATCGGACGCATTCGCAAGGTGGAGTGA
- a CDS encoding ATP-binding protein — protein MAALGHSEQKERPPGPVGRVRARLVGLLRAVPIRWRILSIAALNSAVVVVLVAMIWNGAQVLASAWDDVRQVRESDKILALLESETGRLQNLIHRYINQPSPDLFAEILLLREAVLGTLTNRAAKDPMLSGSVEELERTTERFLNGFGELRSVQATIAKTYEEQVQGPAKDMAGLYSIIEGATGHRDALIWPSLGKSREAFTAMLVAANSYYLSLSPAAAEDARRNTETIEKTIPVMRDLADNDLQRMALEKLATRTAALREGFANLSEQLTSRTELLRNTIDASQAEAIGAIDDLSTKMRQREQRAQETFDRTLSDISRRVLSIAVIFLGIILTVGVLIALSIRLPLQQIMTAMRAITIGDLDREVQGITARDEVGAMARAVEVFRENAIAKRQTEDELRASKEKAESALLELNTAQQNLIDAERLAALGGLVAGVAHEVNNPIGISLTVASSFARRSEIFEAQLKGDGALRRSQLEEFVQSSRDASQQLVANLQRAGELIQSFKQVAVDRSHAERRQFSLSEATDQIIASLRPVLKRSPITLNVDVPEGLLLDGYPGSYGQILTNLFLNAANHAFAGGRAGTISISARPRGSDDIEISFADDGAGMTPDVQRQAFDPFFTTRRNEGGTGLGLHIVYNLVTQQLGGRMMLESKLGQGTTFRIIMPRVAKGGAQSTEIDGTSQWPNRTMSST, from the coding sequence TTGGCAGCGCTTGGACACAGCGAGCAGAAGGAAAGGCCGCCCGGCCCGGTCGGACGCGTGCGCGCCCGCCTCGTCGGCCTGCTGCGCGCCGTCCCGATCCGCTGGCGCATCCTGTCGATCGCCGCGCTGAACTCCGCCGTGGTCGTCGTGCTGGTGGCGATGATCTGGAACGGAGCGCAGGTGCTGGCCTCCGCCTGGGACGATGTCCGCCAGGTGCGCGAGTCCGACAAGATCCTGGCGCTGCTCGAAAGCGAGACCGGGCGCCTGCAAAACCTTATCCATCGCTACATCAACCAGCCGAGCCCGGACCTGTTCGCCGAGATCCTGCTGCTCCGCGAGGCCGTGCTGGGTACGCTGACCAACCGCGCCGCCAAGGACCCGATGCTGTCGGGCTCGGTCGAGGAGCTCGAGCGCACCACCGAACGCTTCCTCAACGGTTTTGGCGAATTGCGCAGCGTGCAGGCGACCATCGCCAAGACCTATGAGGAGCAGGTGCAGGGCCCCGCCAAGGACATGGCGGGTCTTTATTCCATTATCGAAGGCGCCACAGGCCATCGCGATGCGCTGATCTGGCCCTCGCTCGGCAAGTCCCGCGAAGCCTTCACCGCCATGCTGGTCGCGGCCAACTCCTATTATCTCTCGCTCTCGCCGGCCGCGGCCGAGGACGCCCGCCGCAACACCGAGACGATCGAGAAGACGATCCCGGTGATGCGGGATCTCGCCGACAACGATCTTCAGCGCATGGCGCTGGAAAAGCTCGCCACTCGCACCGCCGCGCTGCGCGAGGGCTTTGCAAACCTCTCCGAGCAGCTCACCAGCCGCACCGAGCTCCTGCGCAACACCATCGACGCGAGCCAGGCCGAGGCGATCGGCGCCATCGACGACCTCTCGACCAAGATGCGCCAGCGCGAGCAGCGCGCGCAGGAGACGTTCGACCGCACGCTGTCGGACATTTCTCGCCGAGTCCTCTCAATTGCGGTGATCTTCCTCGGCATCATCCTCACCGTCGGCGTGCTGATCGCGCTGTCGATCCGGCTGCCATTGCAGCAGATCATGACGGCGATGCGCGCGATCACGATCGGCGATCTCGACCGCGAGGTGCAGGGCATCACGGCGCGCGACGAGGTCGGCGCGATGGCGCGCGCCGTGGAGGTGTTCCGCGAGAATGCGATCGCCAAGCGCCAGACCGAGGACGAGTTGCGCGCCTCGAAGGAGAAGGCCGAGAGCGCGCTCCTGGAGCTCAACACCGCGCAGCAGAACCTGATCGACGCCGAGCGCCTCGCCGCGCTCGGCGGCCTCGTTGCCGGCGTCGCCCACGAGGTCAACAACCCGATCGGCATCAGCCTCACGGTTGCCTCCAGTTTCGCCCGGCGCAGCGAGATTTTCGAGGCGCAGCTCAAAGGCGACGGCGCCTTGCGCCGCTCGCAGCTCGAGGAGTTCGTGCAGTCCTCACGCGACGCCTCGCAGCAGCTCGTCGCCAACCTCCAGCGCGCCGGCGAACTGATCCAGTCGTTCAAGCAGGTCGCGGTCGACCGCTCCCATGCCGAGCGGCGGCAGTTCTCGCTCAGCGAGGCCACCGACCAGATCATCGCGAGCCTGCGCCCGGTGCTGAAGCGCTCGCCGATCACGCTCAACGTCGACGTGCCCGAGGGCCTGCTGCTCGACGGCTATCCCGGCTCCTATGGCCAGATCCTGACCAACCTGTTCCTCAACGCCGCCAACCACGCCTTCGCCGGCGGCCGCGCCGGCACCATCTCGATCTCGGCACGGCCGCGCGGGTCTGATGACATCGAGATCAGCTTTGCCGACGACGGCGCCGGCATGACGCCGGACGTGCAGCGGCAGGCCTTTGACCCTTTCTTTACCACCCGGCGCAATGAAGGCGGCACGGGTCTCGGCCTCCATATCGTCTATAACCTGGTCACCCAGCAGCTCGGCGGGCGGATGATGCTGGAATCCAAGCTGGGACAAGGCACCACTTTTCGCATTATCATGCCTCGGGTCGCCAAGGGCGGCGCGCAAAGCACAGAGATTGACGGGACTTCTCAATGGCCGAACAGGACGATGTCCTCCACCTGA
- a CDS encoding DUF3369 domain-containing protein, with product MAEQDDVLHLIDDTATAAEDTTARKWKIAVIDDDPAVHDGTRFALSDYSLNGQGLEILSAYSAAEGRKLMREHHDIAAVLLDVIMETDVAGLELVEFIRNEVRNETVRIILRTGQPGQAPERRVIVQYDINDYKAKTELTADKLFTSLTAALRSYQQLERMMQTRRGLEIIIDAASTLYDFKSMQRLAEGVLTQLASLLNVDCAGILVLRDNGGTAGAELSVLAGSGCYSRFIGTTTSKALDPDLRALVEAAFQRRKNEFADHHSVIYLRTGSGREVVVLLQAERDLSETDRSLVEIFSSRLSIAFDNVILYQQLQDANTQLEDRVAQRTRALMQANRRLSAQWLRLQRANGFKNEILGTVAHDLKNPLGVILGRTEMLKELITTGASSGSVTGQVDHIRDATKRLTTMVDHLISDAMADAFDITIRREPVDVASLVQEVAEANQPLAVNKQQTIGVTAPANIVTMCDTDRIREAIDNLISNAIKYSPIGGKISVTVTHEGNDTVIRVNDDGAGLSPEDLGRLFGRFQRLSAKPTAGESSTGLGLSIVKRIIDMHGGEVTAESDGPGKGSTFTITLPATEMP from the coding sequence ATGGCCGAACAGGACGATGTCCTCCACCTGATTGACGACACCGCCACCGCGGCGGAGGATACGACTGCGCGGAAATGGAAGATCGCCGTCATCGACGACGATCCCGCCGTGCATGACGGCACCCGCTTCGCGCTGTCGGACTACAGCCTGAACGGCCAGGGTCTCGAAATCCTCTCCGCCTATTCGGCCGCCGAGGGCCGCAAACTGATGCGCGAGCACCACGACATCGCCGCCGTGCTGCTCGACGTCATCATGGAGACGGATGTCGCGGGGCTCGAGCTCGTCGAATTCATCCGCAACGAGGTCCGGAACGAGACCGTCCGTATCATCCTGCGCACGGGACAGCCGGGCCAGGCGCCGGAGCGGCGCGTCATCGTTCAGTACGACATCAACGACTACAAGGCGAAGACCGAGCTCACCGCCGACAAGCTCTTCACCTCGCTGACCGCGGCGCTGCGCTCCTATCAGCAGCTCGAGCGCATGATGCAGACCCGGCGCGGCCTCGAGATCATCATCGACGCCGCCTCCACCCTCTACGACTTCAAGTCGATGCAGCGGCTCGCCGAGGGCGTGCTGACCCAGCTCGCCTCCCTGCTCAACGTCGACTGTGCCGGTATATTGGTCCTGCGCGACAATGGCGGAACGGCGGGCGCGGAGCTGTCGGTGCTGGCGGGCTCCGGCTGCTACAGCCGCTTCATCGGCACCACCACCTCGAAAGCGCTCGACCCCGATCTGCGCGCGCTCGTGGAAGCCGCCTTCCAGCGCCGCAAGAACGAATTCGCCGACCACCACAGCGTGATCTATCTGCGCACCGGCAGCGGCCGCGAGGTCGTCGTGCTCCTGCAGGCCGAGCGCGACCTGTCGGAGACCGACCGCTCGCTGGTCGAGATCTTCTCCAGCCGGCTCTCGATCGCCTTCGACAACGTCATCCTCTATCAGCAACTCCAGGACGCCAATACTCAGCTCGAGGACCGCGTCGCCCAGCGCACCCGCGCGCTGATGCAGGCGAACCGAAGGCTTTCGGCGCAGTGGCTGCGGCTGCAGCGCGCCAACGGCTTCAAGAACGAGATTCTGGGCACCGTTGCGCACGACCTGAAGAATCCGCTCGGCGTCATCCTCGGCCGCACCGAGATGCTGAAGGAGCTGATCACCACGGGCGCCTCGAGCGGCAGCGTCACCGGCCAGGTCGATCACATCCGCGACGCCACCAAGCGCCTGACCACGATGGTCGATCACCTGATCTCGGACGCGATGGCAGATGCTTTCGATATCACGATCCGCCGCGAGCCGGTTGACGTCGCCTCCCTGGTGCAGGAGGTCGCCGAGGCCAACCAGCCGCTCGCCGTCAACAAGCAGCAGACCATCGGCGTCACCGCGCCGGCCAACATCGTCACGATGTGCGACACCGACCGCATCCGCGAGGCGATCGACAATCTGATCAGCAACGCAATCAAGTACAGTCCGATCGGCGGCAAGATCAGCGTGACCGTCACGCATGAGGGCAACGACACCGTCATTCGCGTCAACGACGATGGCGCGGGCCTGTCGCCGGAGGATCTCGGCCGCCTGTTCGGCCGGTTCCAGCGGCTTTCCGCCAAGCCGACCGCCGGCGAGAGCTCGACGGGCCTTGGGCTTTCCATCGTCAAGCGTATTATCGACATGCATGGCGGCGAGGTGACCGCCGAGAGCGACGGCCCCGGCAAGGGCTCGACTTTCACCATCACGCTGCCCGCGACCGAAATGCCATAG
- a CDS encoding response regulator: MTQSQHIMIVDDEAPAREMVGDYLKMHGFTVTLCDGGKSLRTAIQGSMPDLVVLDLNMPEEDGLSIIRDLKSRINVPVIMLTATASPIDRVVGLELGADDYVAKPCELRELMARIRSVLRRSAPVKAVAAETTTAKSDKDQLVRFGTKWLDLEAQALRDDEGNEHPLTASEFGLLKVFAANPKRVLSRERLLELANARDAEAFDRAVDLRIMRIRRKIEPDPTKPAVIRTIRGGGYLFSPGGEKA, from the coding sequence ATGACCCAAAGCCAGCACATCATGATCGTCGACGACGAGGCCCCGGCCCGCGAAATGGTCGGCGATTACCTCAAGATGCACGGCTTCACCGTGACGCTGTGCGACGGCGGCAAGTCCTTGCGCACCGCGATCCAGGGCAGCATGCCCGATCTCGTCGTGCTCGATCTCAACATGCCCGAGGAAGACGGCCTGTCGATCATCCGCGACCTCAAGAGTCGCATCAACGTGCCGGTGATCATGCTGACGGCGACCGCGAGTCCGATCGACCGCGTCGTCGGCCTCGAGCTCGGCGCCGACGATTATGTGGCGAAGCCGTGCGAGCTGCGCGAATTGATGGCACGCATCCGCTCGGTGCTGCGACGGAGCGCGCCGGTGAAAGCCGTGGCGGCGGAAACCACCACGGCGAAGTCGGACAAGGATCAGCTGGTGCGCTTCGGCACCAAATGGCTGGATCTCGAAGCGCAGGCGCTGCGCGACGACGAAGGCAACGAGCACCCGCTGACCGCATCGGAATTCGGACTGCTCAAGGTGTTTGCGGCCAATCCGAAGCGCGTGCTGTCGCGCGAGCGTCTCCTGGAGCTCGCCAATGCGCGCGACGCCGAGGCCTTCGACCGTGCGGTCGATCTGCGCATCATGCGCATCCGCCGCAAGATCGAGCCCGACCCGACCAAGCCCGCCGTGATCCGCACGATCAGGGGCGGCGGCTATCTGTTCTCGCCCGGCGGCGAGAAGGCGTAG